DNA sequence from the Saccopteryx leptura isolate mSacLep1 chromosome 4, mSacLep1_pri_phased_curated, whole genome shotgun sequence genome:
ATATGCTCTCTAGGCCCTCAGATGGTGTCTCTATGGTTCTCAAAGTCTACATCTTGCTTTTTCCACCGCTTGCACCTCTGTCCACCCAACGTTGCCCTGATGAATATAGTGAAATTTTTCAACAGTGTTGGTGAAGATATGAAGAAAATATAGCTCTTGTGCATTGtgagtgggaatgtaaaatggcacagtcactgtggaaaacagtatggcagctccttaaaaaattaaaagtagaattacaACAAAACCCAGCATTTCCACCTCtaggtatatactcaaaagaattgaaagcagggactcaaagaAATATTCGTACACTcatattcacagcagcattatccACAAGAACTGAAATGTGGGAGCAACCCAACCAAGTGTCTACTGACAAATGAATGGATCAATAAAGTATCATATATACATCCAATGGAATATTAGccttaaaaagcaaagaaattctgacatgctacaacatggatgaaacttgaagatATTGTGCTAAGTATTGTGCCAGttacaaaaagagaaatactgtgtgatttcacttatatgagataCCTCAACAAGCCACATTAATAGAGACAAAGTAGAAAGGTGGTGGCCAGTGTGGGGGGAGCAAGCATGAAGGGTTGTTTAACGGGTGCAGTTTCAGATTCCGGAGATGAAAGAGTTCTGTGGATGAATGGCGAACATGGTTGCACAATAATGTGAGTGCATTTAATACTACTGAACTTCATGCTTAAAACCAGTTAAGATGATACATTTATGCCACATATATTTTaccaacattaaaatatattttaaagtacaattaAATTGAATTGGTttgatagtaaaaaaaattatatgtatcaaGTAACAGCCAACCCAATgtgaagatacaaagaaaaaatacaggtACTTCAATTATAAATACGAGagtaaaaatactttaaagtagAGTAATTCCAAGTCAAGAGCTCTTCCTGGTGTAGCACACCGTGCCTTAGGCTTCAGTGTGAGATGGACAAGGAAGAATTAACCTGGGGTAACAGAAATTGTGGTGACTCGACACATGGAGATTATGCAATCTCAAGACCATGTAACATCATGGAGGAATGTTGCTAATATGCTgttttgagaaaacaaaaaaatacaaaatggcaaGGTAAAATTAAAGTGTAGAAAATTATAAGTGCATataggcaaggactgcacaagaaaaggcaaaataaaagtaGTTCCTTTGTTAgggcagatttatttttttctgctttaaaatacATCTTTTAAATTGTTAAGATAATATTTATACAACAAACAAGAAGATAATaaattcaagtaaaataaaacagaattccCAACGTGCTCCCTCTCAGAAAAGGAATTGCTCCAAAAGGTACGAGATCACAATTTCCGATAGaggcaataattttattttcagcctCAGCTACAATGAACAAATGGAAACTGTTGATGATAAAGGACAACAAAGTTGCCCCGGGTTTGCCTGGCCACCCCACACCATGTTCTCCTCTTCTGACTGCTCTAGTTACATTCTCCAGGTGGCCCTTAGTCCTGGAGATCTTTGTGTTTATGACTTTTCCTTAAAAGGCCACAACTACTTGGGGACAACCTATTTCTATTACCTTTGCAAGGCTTAGCCCAGTGCTGGGTTACCACTCAAGTTTCTTGCCAGATGAATGCTAATTAAATATAACATGCTGAGATCGACTCTGACTACCTGCTATTACTTTTTGCCAATTATCAAATAATGCCGGTGTGTGAGCTGCATCACGGAGACAGGCACAAGAAAGGAAGCCTACAAGAGTTCACAAGCATTGCAAGCGTCAGTCAGGTCTCTGTTCCAGCAGCATAAACCGGAGGGACAACAGAACCCCTCTTTAGTGTGGCTTGATGTTGATGATATGGTTTGCTGTATTAAGGTTCATCATATCCCTGAAAGCTGGACGTGTCCAGACAAGAGAAGCCGTGGGCGCTGCCAGCTGCGGGCTCAGCATTGTAGCTAATCTCAAATATTCCTCCATGCTACAAAAAAGGGTTTCCAGGCTCCCAATCTGCAATCAAGTCCTCTTTCTCCATCTAGTCGTCAGCTTCAGTAAATGGGGGCTTAGATGGGAAGCTTTATAACCCCTTCCTTATAGTAGGGAAGGAACACAGAACAAATAAAGTGTgtaaatttcaaaacataaaatCATTAAGATTTGCCTGTTTCCCCCAGTATTGGCTGTAGAAACAGCCCTGCAGTTCCAAACACACAGACAATTATAAAAATCCAAAGAAATACTCTGTCCACCACCATGGCCACGTATTTCCAGTCATCTTCTACCTGAAAGCCAAACAAAAaagtcaaatcaatttttaaaaaatcaaaatcatagGAAATGTGCTCTGAGGCATAAATCAGCTCTTTACTTTTCAAAGAAGGTATTGCTGGTGATTTTTAAAGCAGATATTGGTATTATTTTGGTTAACCCGTGTCTCCTATATTTGGCACATGGAAGAGCTTTTGTTTTGTCTAAAGAAGGTGGATACATGTTCCCGTCAGTGCCTCATGCAGCTGGCTAGAGAGGGTACAGAAGACCTCAACAAGTCAGGATTCTGTGGGTCACCAGGGATCTTTCCTGACTGCAGGAAGCGCTCCAAGAAAGTGCAGTTCTTGTCATTGCCCTCAGTGTATACCTGACGCCCTGGCAAGTCTGGGAAAGAGGTTTGAGGCAGGAAGTGTAGGACACGCAGCATGATGAAGGACCCCCTTATTAGGAGCAGGTAGCCTTCTAGACCTCAAGGTCATGGTAGTTATGGAAAGCTCACTGCACTTCTCACATCCTTCTAGTTTTTGACCTCCTAACTTCTGCCTAAGTCTTCCTGGTTGTGTCTTGAGGACCTTATGTGGTGATGATTAAGTCAAACGCAATGCTCCTCTAGATTTTATAAAGTTGTCACCATGATGGAAAGTTCTGGGCACACTTGTCCAGTGATGCACCTCCAATTCCCACCCGAGTGACATGCAGTCACAGTATCTTTGCCTGCACCAACAGGGCAGACTTTGGTCTTGAGATACCCTTTCACAGGACATACAGGTGCTGGTAATGGCAGTATGAGGTCAAAACCAGAGACTCAGTATGAGTTTTCAGGTGCTCTCCGCTAGTCATTCTAATGGTATGGAAAGTTGGTGAGATTCTCTTGAACTCTCTCTGCAGGATGGAGGAGGCTCACGCTATTATAGTTAGACTCTAGGCGGCAGGAGCAGAATATGTTGATGCTAAAAATATCTCGGAGGCTCATTCAATCAGCACCTAaatcccccccctccccattaGAATAAGCAGGATTGGCGCTGCGGAGAACTCACTCCCACCTTCCCCCACTGCCCTCAGATTGCAAGCTGCTCTGCACTCGTTTCTCCTTCCCCCCTGGGGGATAGCTTTCCCATCTCCACCCCACCATCTGCCACTGTTTTTTGAGcaagagctcttggtttcattagcCAAGGTGGCCCTGATTGTTTATTTTAACCAGGCTTCACTTGAGCTAACATTGCTAGAGGTAGAGACTGGCTTTGGGGCTCCCTGACTCCAGGTCAGTGCACCTGTAACTGCATAATAACTGAACTGTATCTTAAAGTAATGCTGCCTGACCTTCTTGTAAACAGAACTTACTCTGAAGATCTGCCCATGTCTACAAAGTGTGTCTAAGCCTGCCGGGGTGGACATttacctcttttgttttattttggttcttCATGTTTTCTGCTATGAATTGAACACTATTAATCACATTTTCGACTTCAGGTGAGTGCTCCGAATTTCCCGTCATCCACTGTAGATGCTGATGATTTAATCTTTTCTTGCTGGTGGCAAGCTGATGTGATTTATGGCAGTGGCAGCATTCTTTAGGAAGTTTGGGTTTTCTGCGATTATCCACCTTGACTTTGGTAGGCCTACTGgaaatgttttttgggtttttatcAGAATGTGTCTTCCTCATCTTGTCCACAGGCCTCCTCATCATCAGGATCTGAGGTAACAGCCGGAGGAACACCATCTTCACCCACTTGGGCATGGTGTGTGTTGTTGGGGTGCGAAAGTGTATGTTCAACACAAACACGGTCACCACGATGGACAGTGTGACAAAGATCATGGTGAACAGTAGGTACTCGCCTACCAGCGGGATCACAAGAGATGTGGATGGGATGGTCTCTGTGATTACCAGCAAAAACACAGTCAGAGAAAGCAGAACTGAAATGCAAAGTGTCACTTTTTCACCACAGTCAGAAGGAAGGTAAAAGACCAACACGGTTAGAAACGAAATAAAGAGACAGGGGATGATCAGATTAATGGTATAAAACATCGGCAGTCTCCTAATGTAAAAGGAATAGGTTATGTCTGTGTATATCTCTTCACAACAGTTGTATTTTATGTCATGCTTATAGCCAGAAGCATCAACAATTTCCCATTCACTGTTTTCCCAAAAATCATTCATATCCACTTTAGACCCAATAATTAGTAGATCAATTTTAGCTTTGTCATATGTCCAAGAACCAAATTTCAGGGAACAATTTTGATGatcaaaagggaaaaaagtgATATCCATAGGACATGAGCTCTTAAAAATAGCTGGTGGAGTCCAGGTTATCGTGCCATCATATTTGAGAAGAGCTTTTGTCTTGCCTTCGACTTGGAAGTCGCCAACAGCACTGTAAGGTAAACCAGACACCATTAGTAACATCCTCTTTCCTATGGGTCAGCATGTACCAAAGGCAACTTTGTTAAGAGACAACTGCTGTCAGACTCTCATACTTGTTATAGAGAACAATGTCAGGCTTCCAGATCTTATCCGCAGGAACACGAAGAGTCTCAATGCCATCAAATTCCACTGGGTCCCAGCGCAATTTATAATCATTCCAGATCTAAAGGAAATAGAAGCCAGCCTTTAAAAAAGTCCTCAATAAATTTCTCCCAATACTAATTCTATGTTTGTTCagcagttgtttttctttctttttttttttttaaattaagttcttGATTGAAGAGTACATTGGGTTCTATCAAAAGTTgggaaattaggccctggctggttggctcagtggtagagcgtcggcctggcgtgcagaagtcccgggtttgattcccggccaggacacacaggagaagcgcccatctgcttctccacccctccccctctccttcctctctgtctctctcttcccctcccgcagccgaggctccattggagcaaagatggcccgggcgctggggatggctccttggcctctgccccaggcgctagagtggctctggtcgcagcagagcgatgcccaggatgggcagagcatcgccccctggtgggcagagcgtcgcccctggtgggcgtgccgggtggatcccagtcgggcgcatgtgggagtctgtctgactgtctctccccgtttctagcttcggaaaaatacaaaaaaaaaaaaaaaaagttggggaattaggtcctggctggtggcttagtggataaagagCTGGCATATGGACaccctgggttcgatttctggtcaagggcagacaagagaagtgaccatctgcttctcttcttttccgTTTCGCctttctcaccctcttcccctcttgcagccagtggctcaattggttcgagcatcagccccaggcgctgacgatagctcagatggtctgagtgtcagccccaggtcggggttgctgggtggatcccagtcagggcatatgcagaagtctgtctcactatctcccctcctctcacttaaaagaaaaagtaaaagaaaaaaaagttgggagATTAAATCCTTGGGGTATAAGGGGATGGGTAGCTGAGCTGATTTTGGAAAATGTAAACTATCTAATAGACAttagataattatttattgattattaattAGCTGGCCAAGGTTATAAACTCAACTTCCATGTTCTACAGACTATATTCACATTGTAGTACCAATTCATTTCTAATTCTGAAAAGGTTGTTCAGGTGCATGATGATGAGTTTGTTACAGAATCTGAGTAGAAgattaagaaaagaaaggcaaaatgGTATAATATAGAAGTTAATAGGCTCTAACCTCATGCCCTCACACTCAGCTACTGACTTTGATCCAGGCTTAGATCAGCAGGATCAGAGAGTGGGCAAACACTGGACCCTGGAGCACAAGTTTCAGATAAAAATAGAAGATTTGAGAACAGAAACCAGAAAGAACAGAGTATCTATGTCTCAGAGAACTTCGTCACTAGGTTTCTGCACCTGTGAAAATTGCATCATGCCAGCTGCTACAAGAGCTAAACATTAGGCTTTCGAGATAGATAATATTTTATGCACTAGCATAAACTGGAGGTGGAAAGAGGGAATGCTAGTGAATTTTATCCATTAGACATTGTGAGGCTGACACACAAGTAACACAGGTCCAAGAGGACATGTGATGTAGACACATACATGACGTAGCCACAGGTTGGTTTCCATGATCTGGTTTACTTcatcctggggaaaaaaaataatagttttagcCTCAAATGTATTGCTAATAGAGGTGGATCTTAGAACAAGAATTACCACTAAAAAGAGCCAAATCTGAATTATTCATGTtagtagagaaaaacaaagaagactGAAAAGGTAACTTATAAAAAGCAGCCAGAAATATGATATTCCACATCTGGTCTTAACCCTGTTGACTTTGAAAAAACATGTGGCTTAAAGACTGTTTTCCAAATGTGACTTAAGCCTCATCACTTATGTGAAACCTTTCTGATCACCTCAGCCCATAAAGTTTTCTGAGTccatgaaagagaagaaggaagagaaaagagagtgtGAGTCCTatcaggcggtgatgcagtgaatagagagtcagcctgggactcagaggacccaggtttgaaaccccgaggttgctggcttgagtgtgggctcaccagcttgagcgcagggttgctggcttgagtttggaatcatagacatgactccatgtttgctggcttgagcccaaaggtcactggcttgaagcccaaagttgctggcttgagctcaaggtctctgacttgagcaaggggtcactggctcagctgtagccctccccccacaccccatcaaggcacatatgagaaagctatcaatgaacaaccaaggtgccacaatgaagaattgatgtttcttatctctctcccttcctgtctgtctgtccctttctttgtctgttgctaaaaaaaaaaaaaagaaaagaaaagaactgggagagagagagtgtgagaaagaAGGACGAGAAATACCACAGATGGTGATACCTGGCTCATTGTTTTTACCATCTTCTTTCCCATCTCCTGAAAACCTCTCTTCCTCAgcaatgcctcagcactctggggGCTCTGAGTCCTGTGCTCAGTTGCCCCCTGAAATGTCAACCTCAGCTCACCAAGGGGCTTTCCAACTGGAACTGCCACTGCCCCATAGCACATGTCCCACTCCCACTCAAGCCATTGCTGATAGCGTCAGTTATTCATTACacagatatttattgatataACTTCTGCTGAAATCTGTAGGTCACAAGGTGACCCTCTTATGAGTAGAAAGCATGAACCTTAGGTTAGAGTAATTCTAAAGCCATGGACACTTGACTAATGGAcagtccatttcttttctttccctgacCAATAGGAAACCATGAATATAACTCCTTTCATTGACATTTGAAAACCCCGAGGCTTACCATGACTCAACACAGACCCATTTGTAGAAGGAAACTTGACAAGGTCTTTAATTAGAGGTTTTCAGGGGCAGTTGGAAAACTGCAGAGCAGCTTAGTGAACCAGAGCAAGCTAGTGTCTGAGGTCTGGCCACAGCTTCTGTAGCCACAGTTGGGCTCCTTCACTCTGGAGGGTGCTCATGTGCCTTAGGAAGCAAGGTTGGTAAGTTTTAGGAACCTACCGGGTAATCATCAATAATCCTCACACTGTTATGTTGTAAGGCTGCTGAAGACTCCAGATGTGTCTTCAGTCCTTTCCTACTGAGAGTTGGGAGCTGTTTACGATCACATTGTATTTGgaatatcaacctggaatgcttttTTCTTCCAGATAATCCCATGACTCTCTTCAGGTCATTTAGGTACCTACTTAAACAACATCATCAGAGAAGCCCTCTTAGTTCATCTTGTCTAAACAGATgtatgtgttatgtgtgtgtatgcatgcatgtgtgtgtaggcACAAACGCCACTCTATCCCTCTTTATTTTTCATCATAGGACCTATCACTATCTTACATTATATACTTATTGATTTTCTATCTCCCCAACTAACAGCTAAGACACATGCAGGTAAGGATTTTTCCCACATCTTGTTATATCAATAAATCTACTGGCTGTCAGTCAAAAATGGACTAGTACTGTAGTACGGAAAGGTCTTGGAGGTAACTGTCATAAGCATCTTCTAAAGACTACTTCTTCTCTGTACATTAGTATACTGTGTTCAGAGAATTAGAATCAGGTGTTCATATTGTCCTGACACTATCCCTGTCTTCCCATGAACACATCCACAGGCTGCTGAAGCTCCATGTGATGTGGATACCCTCGGAAGCGTTAGCCAACTTTATGGATCAAGACTTGGTCTGGCAAGTCCTGTTCTACATCCAGTTCCAGACCATTCCAATGGCTGTGGGCACTATCATCAGACAGCCAAGCCGGAGGAGGCCAGAGACCCACAGTACCACTCCACATTCCTGGGACCATTACCCTGTTCTCTTTCTTGGGAAAATAAATTAGATGATACCCCACTTGCATTAAGGAATTGAGTTACAATTTCAAATAGATTAGCTTTTAAAGCAGCAGAGACTGAGATCAGAAGGCTTTTGTCATTTCAGATGTGCCAGGCCATCAAAAGCACTGGACAGGGGCTCTGTCCTGGATCCTTCTCGGGAGACAGTGGACCTATTCCTTCTCTAAAAGATCATCCACCCAGAAAACTTTATGACCAGGGTCATTCTGTACAGCAGCAAACACACTTGTAGAGATGTCAGGTGCTCTAAGTCCAAGTTGGGGGCTCAGACAGCCACAGAGGGCCTGGAACCTTCTAGAAGGGAGTTGGTAATTGTGCATCCTGGCTGTGCTACCATCCCCAGAGCTCACCATGGCTCAGTTATAACATGAATATGGTCCACAGGAACTTCTGGTGCCTTACACGAGAACAGATAGCCTTCAACTACATCAATAAGACTGGCTATACTAATAAATGACAAAGTAGCCTGAAGTCTTACttctgaagaggaaaaaaaattactaaagacAATGAGGGACATTACATAATGTTAAAAAGATTAAGTCCACCAGGAAGATAT
Encoded proteins:
- the CHRNA6 gene encoding neuronal acetylcholine receptor subunit alpha-6 — encoded protein: MLTSEGQGCLHFGLCLWLCILTPFFKDCAGCASEERLFRKLFSHYNQFIRPVENVSDPITVHFEVAITQLANVDEVNQIMETNLWLRHIWNDYKLRWDPVEFDGIETLRVPADKIWKPDIVLYNNAVGDFQVEGKTKALLKYDGTITWTPPAIFKSSCPMDITFFPFDHQNCSLKFGSWTYDKAKIDLLIIGSKVDMNDFWENSEWEIVDASGYKHDIKYNCCEEIYTDITYSFYIRRLPMFYTINLIIPCLFISFLTVLVFYLPSDCGEKVTLCISVLLSLTVFLLVITETIPSTSLVIPLVGEYLLFTMIFVTLSIVVTVFVLNIHFRTPTTHTMPKWVKMVFLRLLPQILMMRRPVDKMRKTHSDKNPKNISSRPTKVKVDNRRKPKLPKECCHCHKSHQLATSKKRLNHQHLQWMTGNSEHSPEVENVINSVQFIAENMKNQNKTKEVEDDWKYVAMVVDRVFLWIFIIVCVFGTAGLFLQPILGETGKS